GGCGGGGTCATCTGACAATGGGGTAAGCGGTCTTGAGTTGAGGGCAGCTGCGATTTGTACTAACAAAGTACAGAAGTTCTCATGCGTTAACTGGCTTGATCCGATCTCCTTTTTGAGGGCTGTTTTGGCAGAGCGAACGGCGGCTTCCCACAAACCTCCGAAATTGGGAGCTCTGGGTGGGATGAAGTGCCATGAAATCCCCTGCTGTGACAGTTCGGTTCCGATTGATGTTTGACCCTGTTTGCTGCTTAAATTTTTATGGAGGTCATACAACTCATGCTTTGCTCCTTGGAAATTCGTGGCGTTATCCGAGTGTATTTCATGTGGCCTTCCATGATGCCCGATGAATCTGCGAAGCGCCGAAATGAAGCCGGCCGTTGAAAGATCCATCACCAGCTCCAAATGTATTGCTTTTGTTGTAAAGCAAATGAAAACAGCAATATATGCCTTTAGCGGGGAAGCTCGCCGATGGTATGGTTTCAGATAAAATGGCCCGCAATAGTCGATACCGGTTATTAAGAACGGCCGGGCGGGGCGTACTCGAGTGGAGGGTAGTTGTCCCATTGGTTGCTGGATGGGCTTAGGCTTAAAGCGAAAGCAGCGTTGACATTTTCTAAGGACGGAGGTTACAGCTCTTTTGCCGTGAATTGGCCTCGTAGAGTAGCCCTCAAGAGAGTTTCGTAAGCGTCCACCCACTCTTATGATGCCGTCCTTATCAATGAATGGACCAAGAAGTTTAAGAGTTGATTTCGATGATACCTGATACATTTTCTTCAAGGATTTGATGTCTTCTAGAAATATTTCTTCTTGTGCTAGACGAACAAGGTGCATTTTAGCCTGGTTGATCTCCCGCACGGTCAAAAATACAGAAGTTTCTCGTTGGTTTGGCTTTTGACAATTGGCCGAAAATCGTAAGCAGAGCGCCACTACCCTGACTAGTGGTAACAGCGTCGACCGAACGGAAAATATGGGGTTCACTTCCTTCGATGTGACATTAGCTTGAACAATGATGCGTGGTTCGAGATCTATTTCTGTTGGCATAGTCTCAGAAGACTCATTTATCCATTTGGAGGGAGATTCCTTCAACCAGGTCGGCCCATCCTTCCACAGGCTGCTTTTCAAGAGATCATCGATTTGAAGTCCACGGGAAACCAGATCAGCGGGATTTTCTTTGCCAGCAACATGTTGCCATGGGTTCCCGTACGTTATTGTTTGAATACTGGAAACGCGATTTGCTATGAAGGTTTTCCATGTATTCGGTGGAGCCATCAACCAGTGTTATACGACCATCGAATCTGACCAGAAGAATGACCGGACCCTGTCCAATGCGAGGGCTTTAACCACGGTTTggtaaagtcgagtcaagtacgagacactgaagatggccttactattaaagttgaaatacgtatctgtcagaaCTGGTGgcaggtggcagaactgtacacccgcctgaaacgtgaagcaacaaaagttggactggtggtgaatgcggcaaagacaaagtacatgcttgtgggcggaaccgagcgcgacagggcccgcctgggaagcagtgttacgatagacggggataccttcgaggtggtcgaggaattcgtctacct
The nucleotide sequence above comes from Armigeres subalbatus isolate Guangzhou_Male chromosome 3, GZ_Asu_2, whole genome shotgun sequence. Encoded proteins:
- the LOC134222815 gene encoding uncharacterized protein LOC134222815 gives rise to the protein MAPPNTWKTFIANRVSSIQTITYGNPWQHVAGKENPADLVSRGLQIDDLLKSSLWKDGPTWLKESPSKWINESSETMPTEIDLEPRIIVQANVTSKEVNPIFSVRSTLLPLVRVVALCLRFSANCQKPNQRETSVFLTVREINQAKMHLVRLAQEEIFLEDIKSLKKMYQVSSKSTLKLLGPFIDKDGIIRVGGRLRNSLEGYSTRPIHGKRAVTSVLRKCQRCFRFKPKPIQQPMGQLPSTRVRPARPFLITGIDYCGPFYLKPYHRRASPLKAYIAVFICFTTKAIHLELVMDLSTAGFISALRRFIGHHGRPHEIHSDNATNFQGAKHELYDLHKNLSSKQGQTSIGTELSQQGISWHFIPPRAPNFGGLWEAAVRSAKTALKKEIGSSQLTHENFCTLLVQIAAALNSRPLTPLSDDPADTNALTPAHFLIGTSMNALPDTDLTAIPSNRLTHYQQRQQMFQRYWQRWSREYLTGLQQMSKHLRPSPIRVGTLVVLREDNIPPLQWSLARIIEVHPGDDGVVRVVTVRTTRGIYRRPVNRICPLPDESMNSNEDS